The sequence tatatAACCGACATGTtatgtatgaaaaaataacatcagTAAAGTAAATCAATCTAAGTTATATAAAAGCCATacacatgaacagtaataaaCAAAACTCAgcttcattttataaaaaacactGAGTGGATGCACAAAAGCTGAAtgaactctgcaccatagactgttctgcaaacaacaaccagcacagaaacaataaaaatagagtatattgtagaactgtttgagcaGGACTCACTAATGTCAATGACAAATTCTGTGGTCGCTGCAgagcaaaaatataaaaacacatctattattcactttattaaaagaggagattaaaaaaaagagtttgttAAGAGCATTTCATCTGCCGAATACtgacagaaatctctgtctgtcttacagtttcaaacaggaaactgccatcagcattaccacaggccaagtaAGAAGCCCAATGCAAACAGACAGGCCAATCAGAAATACAGTTTCTGACTTTCATttctgctgtgttgttgttctaGGGACAAAACAGAGGTCCTTACCTGTTGGGACATGCTCTCCATTTACTTTAAGAGGGGTGAGGACAACACGAGGCATCATGACTGctttcttcctctgcctccctgaCTGTAGCAAGCAGGAGGAGATAGTTAGTATATACAGTAGCAAATTCCCTTTAAAGATCCAACTGAAACATGTGGAAGATTTAACTTATAACTAGAATTGTCTCACTGTCAAAAAAGGGCAACCTGAATGACACTGTAGAGCTGATCAAACATTTTTGGgaaatgaatacatttaaaatgtccatCGTAAACTTCATGCAGGGTGCTGACCTGTCTGGATCGGCTCAGTCTGGTCTGAGTGTGTTGAGCATGTTGGCTCTGCTGTATGTCTGTGCGTCCCTGctgtcctgctgctctgctgaggCGGGTCTGAGGCTGGGTGCTGGGGGCCTGAGGCTCTGTGGAGCAGGAGGTGCTGGACGAGCTCTCATCCACCGAGGCTTAAGTCAGGAACAAATACACTAAGGTAAATTCTCTCACACATTTATGACAGATGCAAGTAGTCTATGAACATTTACAAGATAGGAATACACACTTTGGATTCACATGAtaaagaaaacattgaaaacatttCCACACCTGAAAACGCATATCACAGGGCCACTCAAGTCTAAACAGGAAGGCTATATACTGGGAATTGTCAGAGATTGGTAATAATCGTTTGTCTCCCCTGCATGTAAACAGTTGTTGTGGCATTGAAGTAGCCTGAGGCTCATGTGCTTAAGGCACTTCACAGCATAGCTCAGCACAACTATAACCTCTACAGGATGCATCATTGTTCGATATAATGAAACAGTAACTGAGGTAGGGTGTTACCGTCATTGTCTCCGCTGGCGGCAGCAGTGGTCTCAGTGGAGTCACAGCTCTCCTGCCCAGTGGCCTCAGAAGGGCCAATGGGGACAGAAGCCGAGCCTACTGCaggggtgctgctgctggaagctAGCTGGGAAGTACTGCCAGCCGCCTCAGTTGATGCCTCTGACTCTGAGGTGGTCTTTGTCCACTGGAGGGCGTTCTTCTACAACATGTCAACAGTAAAGTTATAAGTATCCTCTTCttctacaaaaacacaattttctcTGCATGTGTAAGGAATATGGTTAATAGTGAATGTACTAAATTAACAAATATATCACTCATCTTCAGGCTTTCTTACATCGGTTATCCCAAAAATACAGAATAGTTGATAAAAAGTCTGCATTTGGTTTATAAAGCTACTAATGGTCTAaacctagaaaaaaaaaaaaaatcacagatcTCCAGATTCCACAATTTACTCCCATGTCACTTAAAGGAATCCTTAACGGAAAAATTATAtatcactcattatctactcacaaaAATTTAcgtcgttaaaatgggtttgcgctAACGTCGTTAATgacgcgtttaactgacagcactagtataatatgatatgacTCTTGACAGTAAAATAAAGTCACAATCAAGAGGCAAATTAAGTGTTGAGTGAAGAGGATTGTGTTTGATTACCTTTAGGGTGAACAGGCTCATCCGTCCGGGCAGCTTAAAGAAGATGCTATTCTTAACTCTGTCCCCCCTTACCTGAGAGTGCAGCATTGTGACCAGGCAGGCCAAAGGAGCTGTTCCACtgtacacatacatacatacacacagagagacagaggtacagagacagagagaatatGATTACACACAGTGGGTCAGACTAAAGACATTAAACCAAAGGTTTAGGGTTGTGTGACAATACACTAACATGATGTTTGGAACATAGCAATTTGAGATCTTTTTCAGGTcttaataaaacatatataatatactatacatatataatttCTCGATTCTTAGGTGCATCGAGATGCATAGACACAAGATAATGGATTTATGTTCTCTGCTACATGAATTTTTTTGCAATGTCCCGCCGCTGCATAATTCTGACTACCGCTGCTCCAGGAGGAGAGGATATTATGTTTTAATTCTAATGTCAGACTGAATATTCTGAAGAATTTAAAGTTCATTGGTCTTTGAAAGGGTGTAGTTGCAGGATTATGATCtaatattgttttttcattGGTATGAAATTGTTTCAAACTGATGACAATATCATTTATCACAATCATCACTCCTGAGTGTGGTTTTTGAGCGTGGTTTTTGTTAatcttcatcacagagaaaagcGTGTGGGTGAACTTGACGGGACAGGCACTGGAATCTCTGGAACGCtggaaaaataatttaatagcGCCAAATACTTGGCAGGTGAGGAGGGGCGCTCACTCCAAGTGCATCTAGCCGGGCATTGCGCATTGTGGCTCGGTCAGTGGAGCCCGTGCACTCCGCCTGGCTCTCTGTTCTGCGGGGCTGTGTGCACCCTGGCTTGGCTAGTGGAGCTTTTGCATGCCGCCTGGCTCTCTGGccggagggagatggagagagaaagatggaaggaaaaaaagagagagataagCCTAGAAGACATGGTGAACTTATGgggaaaaattatttaatatcaTCAAATACTCTGCAAGTGAGTGCAGTGGAGATGAGCCCttgctcgctctgtgtgtgtctagccGGGCATTGCGTACGTTG comes from Pleuronectes platessa chromosome 6, fPlePla1.1, whole genome shotgun sequence and encodes:
- the asxl1 gene encoding putative Polycomb group protein ASXL1 isoform X3, with translation MKDKQKRKKERTWAEAARMVLENFSDAPMTPKQILHVIQTKGLKEMRSGTAPLACLVTMLHSQVRGDRVKNSIFFKLPGRMSLFTLKVIKHNPLHSTLNLPLDCDFILLSRVISYYTSAVS